A single Carettochelys insculpta isolate YL-2023 chromosome 2, ASM3395843v1, whole genome shotgun sequence DNA region contains:
- the CHPF2 gene encoding chondroitin sulfate glucuronyltransferase has product MRLATLLAFLRPALPLILGLSLGCSLSLLRVSWIQSDGEDTCMNSGANNGLFAGKTQQDSVAGGRPGQNDEDFKPRIVPYYRDPNKPYKKVLRTRYIQTELGFHERLFVAVLTSKATMNTMAVAVNKTVAHHFPHLLYFTGLRSAKVPHGMVLVSHGDERPVWLMYETMRYIHQHFGGDYDWFYVMQDDTYVQAEQIKALVTHLSINQDVYLGRAEEFIGGDEQARYCHGGFGYLLSRSLLIKLHRHLDSCRNEILSVRPDEWLGRCIIDFLGISCVSQHQGQHYHSYELAKNADPEKEESEDFQQALTVHPVSDGTLMYRLHKHFSRIQLDRAYQEIQQLQMQIRNLTSLTPAGEGGLTWPIGINSPFVPKSRFEVISWDYFTEQHLFSCPDGSPKCELAGASKADVSDIIEAALQQLNSRYQPQLRFYKQQLLNGYRRFDPTRGMEYMLDLLLEAVTQKGHSHVLAKRVSLVRPLSKVEIIPMPYVTEATRVQVVLPLTVQELDFVSNFLDMFAMNILDTHDNALLTLLFIYQPFDAQRVSQLDVFAGVKAMVGELEKRYAEVKIPWISVKTEVPSQVKLMDIVSKKHPVDTLFFLASVWTEVNTEFLNRCRMNTISNWQVFFPMHFQEFNPVLMYNGEQAASSSTDFLRDGHFDRHAFAEACFYNSDYMAARTKLAADILDRDDVLESMEVFDVFLRYSGLHLFRAVEPGLVQKYMLRSCNPRLSEELYHRCVLSNLEGLSSRSRLAMALFEQEQANST; this is encoded by the exons ATGCGTTTGGCTACTCTTCTTGCCTTCCTGCGGCCTGCACTGCCACTCATTCTTGGCCTCTCCTTGGGATGCAGTCTAAGCCTGCTGCGTGTCTCCTGGATCCAGAGTGATGGGGAGGATACTTGCATGAACTCAGGGGCAAATAATGGGCTGTTTGCAGGGAAAACACAGCAGGACTCTGTTGCTGGAGGAAGGCCAGGCCAGAACGATGAGGACTTCAAACCTAGGATTGTTCCCTACTACCGAGACCCCAACAAGCCTTACAAGAAAGTTCTCAG AACTCGCTATATCCAGACAGAGCTGGGCTTCCATGAACGGCTCTTCGTGGCTGTGCTCACCTCCAAGGCAACCAtgaacacaatggctgtggcagTGAACAAGACAGTGGCCCATCATTTCCCACACCTGCTGTACTTTACAGGATTGCGCAGTGCTAAGGTGCCACATGGCATGGTGCTCGTATCACATGGGGATGAACGTCCAGTCTGGCTGATGTATGAGACCATGCGCTACATCCACCAGCACTTTGGGGGTGACTATGACTGGTTTTATGTCATGCAGGATGACACCTATGTGCAGGCTGAGCAGATTAAGGCCCTGGTGACACACCTAAGCATTAACCAGGATGTCTACCTGGGACGTGCTGAGGAGTTCATTGGGGGGGATGAACAGGCCCGCTACTGCCATGGTGGTTTTGGCTACTTGCTTTCCCGGAGCCTGCTGATCAAGCTGCATCGGCATCTGGACAGCTGCCGTAATGAGATTCTCAGTGTGCGCCCAGATGAGTGGCTGGGACGCTGCATCATCGATTTCCTGGGCATCAGTTGCGTCTCCCAGCACCAG GGCCAGCATTATCACTCCTATGAACTGGCCAAAAATGCAGACCCAGAGAAGGAAGAGAGTGAGGACTTCCAGCAGGCGCTCACTGTCCACCCTGTTTCTGATGGGACCCTCATGTACCGGCTGCACAAGCATTTCAGCAGGATCCAGCTGGACAGAGCCTACCAGGAGATCCAGCAACTCCAG ATGCAGATCAGGAACCTGACATCGCTGACACCAGCAGGTGAGGGGGGACTGACGTGGCCCATAGGTATCAATTCCCCCTTTGTCCCCAAATCCCGCTTTGAGGTGATTAGCTGGGACTACTTCACAGAGCAGCACCTCTTCTCTTGTCCTGATGGCTCCCCCAAATGTGAGTTGGCTGGAGCCAGCAAGGCTGATGTTAGTGACATCATTGAGGCAGCGCTTCAGCAGCTCAACAGCCGCTACCAGCCCCAGCTTCGTTTCTACAAGCAGCAATTGCTGAATGGCTACCGGCGGTTTGACCCCACACGGGGCATGGAGTACATGCTGGACCTCTTGTTGGAGGCTGTAACCCAGAAAGGTCACAGCCATGTTCTGGCTAAGCGAGTGAGTCTAGTGCGGCCCCTCAGCAAAGTAGAGATCATCCCCATGCCCTATGTGACAGAGGCCACACGTGTGCAGGTGGTACTGCCCCTGACTGTGCAGGAGTTGGACTTTGTTAGTAACTTCCTGGACATGTTTGCCATGAATATACTGGACACACATGACAATGCCCTACTAACACTGCTCTTCATCTACCAGCCTTTTGATGCTCAGCGGGTCAGCCAGCTAGATGTCTTTGCTGGGGTCAAGGCTATGGTGGGAGAGCTAGAAAAGCGCTATGCAGAGGTGAAAATCCCCTGGATCAGTGTCAAAACTGAGGTGCCATCTCAAGTGAAACTCATGGACATAGTGTCGAAGAAGCACCCTGTGGACACCCTCTTCTTCTTGGCCAGTGTTTGGACAGAGGTTAACACGGAGTTCTTAAATCGCTGCCGTATGAATACTATCAGCAACTGGCAGGTCTTCTTCCCAATGCACTTCCAGGAGTTCAACCCAGTGCTGATGTACAATGGAGAGCAGGCTGCCTCCTCTAGCACCGACTTCCTGAGGGATGGGCACTTCGACCGCCATGCCTTTGCCGAAGCTTGCTTTTACAACTCTGACTACATGGCAGCACGCACCAAGCTGGCAGCTGACATTTTGGACCGGGATGACGTGCTGGAGAGCATGGAAGTGTTTGATGTCTTCCTTCGCTACTCTGGCTTGCACCTGTTCCGGGctgtggagccagggctggtgcaaAAATATATGCTCAGGAGCTGCAACCCACGACTTAGTGAGGAATTGTATCACCGCTGTGTGCTCAGTAACCTGGAAGGGCTCTCCTCCCGCTCACGCCTGGCCATGGCTCTGTTTGAGCAGGAACAGGCCAATAGCACCTGA